A genome region from Pseudomonas pergaminensis includes the following:
- a CDS encoding DUF2339 domain-containing protein yields MQWIFMLIGLVLGWTLDESFSDAGIGALLGLGIGQAIRLSKLATQADQQARQLETTQKALIALGDRLRQLEVPTPPSNIVVEAPIPEPTPVGKAPDLVWELPAELAPVAIVAEPSQPLPADVWAPAPIPEPKEPAIPRGPNLIERAISGARNWLFGGNTVLRVGVVLLFLGLAFLLRYATEGMVVPIELRYAGVAAAALGLLGLGWWLRLRNSNYGLMLQGTGIAVLYLTVFAAMRLHPLIDPGAALGLLVAVTVFSAILAITQDALGLACAAALGGFAAPILTSTGAGNHVALFSYFALLNAGILAIAWFKAWRLLNLIGFVGTFGIGFAWGMRSYTPELLWSTEPFLMLFFLMYLAIGLLFARRKLLEMRDAPEDDSRGALLRWSAAKGDYVDGSMLFGPPLVGFGLQFALVQHLEFAAAFSALGLGIVYMGLARLLSGGRALLLAETCLALGVIFASLAIPLGLDARWTAAAWAVEGAGIFWLGLRQQRPLARAFGLLLQVGSALAFLSELGVGEHTLLSGAPLGALLLGAALLFSFDQLRKASEEQSSDWERKGLPVLASLGLSFLYLLAPLLLATQGTAVSWAVAGLVTLFIGLRIGSRTFLFTAFAVQLLGGAVFLLRLQGGDGAAVFNAGWSGLLTASLIGLALIGGMLLAARDDIVRSDVRLLRGLSVVLLAGLVLINLAVLFVLPWESASGVWAASGLLVIWLSLYLQQRVSFVFGLLLQLVGGGSFLLAVPELLGPLTSEGLRPLAHSGFWTPMVLGLAALVGAWRLQREPHAPVFAVLKLQRLSDLLLVWGAAWWTLALIGEVLRFIPQELQGAFLLGCAAISVAVWMLLAARLKWVSLGVLSTLLMPAVGLVLLVYGHTYYHPAAEYGWLAWSAVFVVHFISLRRLAVIVPAKALSVAHVLGCWMLIGILALELRYGLLRFTAEYNAWRWLGWAILPSLYLVLAASPRRWPWPVSAYPREYRALAAVPLAVLMLGWFWLANSFSDGTAKPLPYVPLVNPLDLGLLFALLGVYWCARSVAPLRGPRTELFAQGVAGVSLFAFFTALVMRTAHHWGGVPFQLDALLESMLVQAGLSIVWTLIALGLMIGGHLRHRREVWLIGAVLIAVVVAKLFFVELSNRGGLARIVSFIGVGGLLLVVGYFAPLPPKRAEPVLDTEGASP; encoded by the coding sequence ATGCAATGGATTTTCATGCTGATTGGCCTGGTGCTCGGCTGGACGCTCGATGAGTCGTTCAGTGATGCGGGTATCGGAGCGCTGTTGGGCTTGGGCATTGGCCAGGCGATTCGCCTGTCAAAGCTGGCGACTCAGGCGGACCAACAGGCGCGTCAGTTGGAAACCACGCAGAAGGCGCTGATTGCGCTGGGTGATCGTCTGCGGCAGCTGGAAGTGCCCACGCCGCCAAGCAATATCGTCGTCGAAGCCCCAATCCCTGAACCCACACCTGTTGGCAAAGCGCCCGATTTGGTTTGGGAGCTGCCGGCCGAATTGGCGCCGGTTGCCATCGTTGCCGAACCAAGCCAGCCGCTGCCGGCTGATGTATGGGCGCCCGCCCCGATACCAGAACCCAAAGAACCTGCCATCCCCCGTGGCCCCAACCTGATCGAGCGCGCCATCAGTGGCGCGCGCAATTGGTTGTTCGGCGGCAACACCGTGCTGCGTGTCGGCGTGGTGCTGTTGTTTCTCGGTCTGGCGTTCCTGTTGCGCTATGCCACCGAAGGCATGGTGGTGCCGATCGAATTACGTTACGCCGGCGTCGCTGCCGCCGCATTGGGCCTGCTGGGCCTGGGCTGGTGGCTGCGGCTGCGTAACAGCAATTACGGCTTGATGTTGCAAGGCACCGGGATCGCGGTGCTGTACCTGACCGTGTTCGCTGCGATGCGCTTGCACCCGCTGATCGACCCCGGTGCGGCGCTTGGCCTGCTGGTGGCCGTCACGGTGTTCTCGGCGATCCTGGCGATTACCCAGGATGCGCTGGGCCTGGCCTGTGCGGCGGCGCTGGGTGGTTTTGCCGCGCCGATTCTGACTTCCACCGGCGCTGGCAACCATGTGGCGCTGTTCAGTTATTTCGCCCTGCTCAACGCCGGCATCCTGGCGATTGCTTGGTTCAAGGCCTGGCGCCTGCTCAACCTGATCGGTTTTGTCGGCACTTTTGGGATTGGCTTCGCTTGGGGGATGCGCTCCTACACGCCGGAACTGCTGTGGAGTACCGAGCCGTTCCTGATGCTGTTTTTCCTGATGTACCTGGCCATCGGCCTGCTGTTCGCCCGGCGTAAATTGCTCGAGATGCGCGACGCGCCCGAGGATGACAGCCGTGGTGCACTGCTGCGCTGGTCGGCGGCCAAGGGTGATTATGTCGACGGCAGCATGCTGTTTGGCCCGCCGCTGGTGGGTTTCGGCTTGCAGTTTGCGTTGGTGCAGCACCTGGAGTTTGCCGCAGCGTTCAGCGCCTTGGGCCTGGGCATCGTCTACATGGGCCTGGCCCGGCTGCTGAGCGGCGGGCGCGCTTTGTTGCTGGCGGAAACCTGCCTGGCCTTGGGGGTGATCTTTGCCAGCCTGGCCATCCCCCTGGGCCTCGACGCGCGTTGGACGGCTGCGGCCTGGGCGGTGGAAGGCGCCGGCATTTTCTGGCTCGGCTTGCGTCAGCAGCGGCCGTTGGCGCGCGCGTTTGGCCTGTTGCTGCAAGTGGGTTCGGCGCTGGCGTTCCTCAGTGAATTGGGTGTCGGTGAGCACACCTTGCTCAGTGGCGCGCCGTTGGGCGCGCTGCTGCTGGGCGCTGCGTTGTTGTTCAGCTTTGACCAGTTGCGCAAGGCGTCCGAGGAGCAGTCCTCAGACTGGGAGCGCAAAGGCCTCCCGGTGTTGGCTAGCCTTGGCTTGAGCTTTTTGTACCTGCTCGCGCCCTTGTTGCTGGCTACCCAAGGCACCGCTGTGAGTTGGGCAGTCGCTGGCCTGGTGACGCTGTTTATAGGCCTGCGCATCGGCTCGCGCACCTTCCTGTTCACCGCATTCGCTGTGCAATTGCTGGGTGGCGCGGTGTTCCTGCTGCGGTTGCAAGGTGGCGACGGCGCAGCGGTGTTCAATGCCGGTTGGAGCGGTTTGCTCACGGCGTCGTTGATTGGCTTGGCCTTGATCGGTGGCATGTTGTTGGCGGCGCGTGACGACATCGTGCGCAGCGATGTGCGGCTGCTGCGCGGGTTGTCGGTGGTGCTGTTGGCGGGCCTCGTATTGATCAACCTCGCGGTGCTGTTCGTGCTGCCGTGGGAAAGCGCCAGTGGCGTGTGGGCGGCCAGTGGCTTGTTGGTCATCTGGCTGAGCCTGTACCTGCAACAGCGGGTCAGTTTTGTGTTCGGCTTGCTGCTGCAATTGGTGGGCGGCGGTTCGTTCCTGCTGGCGGTACCGGAGTTGCTCGGGCCACTGACCAGCGAGGGGCTGCGTCCGTTGGCCCACAGCGGTTTCTGGACGCCGATGGTGCTGGGCCTGGCTGCACTGGTCGGCGCCTGGCGCTTGCAGCGCGAACCCCATGCGCCGGTGTTTGCCGTGTTGAAGCTGCAACGCTTGTCGGACTTGTTGTTGGTCTGGGGCGCGGCCTGGTGGACGTTGGCGCTGATCGGCGAAGTGTTGCGGTTTATCCCACAGGAATTGCAGGGGGCATTCCTGCTGGGGTGCGCGGCAATCAGCGTCGCGGTCTGGATGCTGCTGGCTGCGCGCCTGAAGTGGGTGTCGCTGGGGGTGTTGTCCACCCTGCTGATGCCCGCGGTGGGCTTGGTGTTGCTGGTGTACGGACATACTTATTACCACCCCGCGGCGGAGTACGGCTGGCTGGCGTGGTCGGCGGTATTTGTGGTGCATTTCATCTCGCTGCGACGCCTGGCGGTGATTGTGCCCGCCAAGGCGTTGAGCGTGGCCCACGTACTCGGCTGCTGGATGCTGATCGGCATATTGGCGCTGGAGTTGCGCTACGGTCTGCTGAGGTTTACTGCCGAGTACAACGCCTGGCGCTGGCTGGGCTGGGCGATCCTGCCAAGTCTCTATCTCGTGCTGGCCGCTTCGCCACGTCGTTGGCCATGGCCGGTGTCGGCGTATCCAAGGGAATATCGGGCGTTGGCGGCCGTGCCATTGGCGGTGCTGATGCTCGGTTGGTTCTGGCTGGCGAACAGCTTCAGCGACGGCACGGCCAAACCGCTGCCCTATGTGCCGCTGGTCAATCCGCTGGACTTGGGCCTGCTCTTTGCGCTGCTGGGTGTGTATTGGTGCGCGCGAAGTGTCGCGCCGCTACGGGGGCCGCGTACCGAGCTTTTTGCCCAAGGTGTCGCGGGTGTCTCGCTGTTTGCCTTCTTCACTGCGCTGGTGATGCGCACCGCCCACCATTGGGGCGGCGTGCCGTTTCAACTGGATGCGTTGCTCGAATCCATGCTGGTACAGGCCGGCCTGTCGATTGTCTGGACCCTGATCGCTCTCGGCCTGATGATCGGCGGCCACCTGCGCCATCGCCGCGAGGTGTGGCTGATCGGTGCAGTGTTGATTGCGGTGGTGGTCGCCAAGTTGTTCTTTGTCGAACTGAGCAACCGCGGCGGTCTGGCGCGGATCGTGTCGTTTATAGGCGTGGGTGGGCTGTTGCTGGTGGTGGGTTACTTCGCACCGCTGCCACCCAAGCGTGCCGAACCGGTGTTGGACACTGAAGGAGCATCCCCTTGA
- a CDS encoding formimidoylglutamate deiminase, whose protein sequence is MSAFFAERALLPNGWANDVRLEVSADGLLTKVEANASAEGAERLRGPVLAGMPNLHSHAFQRAMAGLAEVAGNPNDSFWTWRDLMYRMVGKINPDQLQVIARQLYIEMLKAGYTSVAEFHYVHHDVSGQPYADRTELSRQISQAAASSGIGLTLVPVLYTHSGFGGQAPNEGQRRFINSTEQYLDLQAQLKPILAAQTAQQLGLCFHSLRAVTPQQINDVLAASDKVCPVHIHIAEQQKEVDDCLAWSGKRPLQWLYDHVDVDERWCLVHATHADADEVARMAKSRAIAGLCLTTEANLGDGIFPAVDFLAQGGRMGIGSDSHVSLSVVEELRWLEYGQRLRDQRRNRLYRSDQPMVGRTLFDAALDGGAQALGQPIGRLEVGKRADWIVLDGNDPYLATATEDGILNRWLFAGGDRQVRDVLVNGKWAVRDGHHAGEEESSRAFTQVLRALLG, encoded by the coding sequence ATGTCCGCTTTCTTTGCCGAACGCGCGCTGCTGCCTAATGGATGGGCCAATGATGTACGTCTTGAAGTCAGCGCCGATGGGCTGCTGACTAAAGTTGAGGCCAATGCCAGCGCAGAAGGTGCTGAACGGCTGAGAGGCCCGGTATTGGCGGGTATGCCGAACTTGCACTCCCATGCCTTCCAGCGTGCGATGGCCGGCTTGGCTGAAGTGGCCGGCAACCCGAATGACAGTTTCTGGACCTGGCGCGACCTGATGTACCGCATGGTGGGCAAGATAAACCCGGACCAATTGCAGGTGATCGCGCGCCAGCTGTACATCGAGATGCTCAAGGCCGGCTACACGTCGGTGGCCGAATTTCACTATGTGCACCATGACGTCAGCGGCCAGCCGTATGCGGATCGCACGGAGCTGTCGCGGCAGATCAGCCAGGCGGCGGCCAGCAGTGGTATCGGCCTGACGCTGGTGCCGGTGCTCTATACCCACTCCGGGTTTGGCGGCCAGGCCCCGAATGAAGGCCAGCGGCGGTTTATCAACAGCACCGAGCAATACCTGGACCTGCAGGCGCAGCTCAAACCCATCCTCGCCGCACAAACGGCGCAGCAGTTGGGGCTGTGTTTCCACTCGTTGCGCGCGGTGACGCCACAGCAAATCAATGACGTGCTGGCCGCCAGCGACAAGGTGTGCCCGGTGCATATCCACATCGCCGAGCAGCAAAAGGAAGTCGACGACTGCCTGGCGTGGAGTGGCAAGCGCCCGCTGCAATGGCTGTATGACCATGTCGACGTCGATGAACGCTGGTGCCTGGTGCATGCCACCCATGCCGATGCGGACGAGGTGGCGCGCATGGCCAAGAGCCGTGCGATTGCCGGCTTGTGCCTGACCACCGAGGCCAACCTGGGTGACGGGATTTTCCCGGCGGTGGATTTCCTCGCCCAAGGCGGACGCATGGGCATCGGGTCCGACAGCCATGTATCACTGAGCGTGGTGGAAGAGTTGCGTTGGTTGGAATATGGCCAGCGCCTGCGCGATCAGCGGCGTAACCGGCTGTATCGCAGCGATCAGCCGATGGTCGGCCGCACGCTGTTCGATGCCGCGCTGGACGGCGGTGCCCAGGCGTTGGGCCAGCCGATTGGTCGACTGGAAGTGGGCAAGCGTGCGGATTGGATTGTGCTGGACGGTAATGATCCGTACTTGGCGACGGCAACGGAGGACGGGATTCTCAATCGCTGGCTGTTCGCGGGCGGTGATCGGCAGGTGCGGGATGTGCTGGTCAACGGAAAGTGGGCGGTGCGCGATGGGCACCACGCCGGTGAAGAAGAAAGCAGCCGGGCCTTCACGCAAGTCTTGAGAGCGCTACTGGGCTAA
- a CDS encoding class 1 fructose-bisphosphatase, with the protein MSRVTLSRYLIEQTRSNNTPADLRFLIEVVARACKEISHAVSKGALGGVLGSMGTENVQGEVQKKLDVLSNEILLEANEWGGHLAGMASEEMDNAYQIPGKYPKGAYLLVFDPLDGSSNIDINAPVGTIFSVLRCPNEYLSQNEALNEKAFLQPGTEQVAAGYAIYGPQTMLVLTLGDGVKGFTLDREMGSFVLTHEDISIPASTQEFAINMSNQRHWEEPVKRYVNELMEGEEGPLKKNFNMRWVAAMVADVHRILTRGGLFMYPRDSREPSKPGKLRLMYEANPMSFLVEQAGGASTDGHQRILDIQPEGLHQRVAVFLGSKEEVERVTAYHKK; encoded by the coding sequence ATGTCCCGCGTTACCTTGAGTCGCTATTTGATTGAGCAGACCCGCAGCAACAACACGCCTGCCGATCTGCGCTTCCTTATCGAAGTGGTGGCGCGTGCTTGCAAGGAAATCAGCCACGCCGTGTCCAAAGGCGCATTGGGTGGTGTCCTGGGCAGCATGGGCACTGAAAACGTGCAGGGCGAAGTGCAGAAGAAACTCGACGTACTCTCCAACGAGATCCTGCTCGAAGCCAACGAATGGGGCGGTCACCTGGCCGGCATGGCGTCCGAAGAAATGGACAATGCCTACCAGATCCCGGGCAAATACCCGAAAGGCGCGTACCTGCTGGTATTTGACCCACTGGACGGCTCGTCCAACATCGACATCAATGCACCGGTCGGCACCATCTTCTCGGTACTGCGTTGCCCGAACGAATACCTGAGCCAGAACGAAGCCCTGAACGAAAAGGCCTTCCTGCAGCCAGGCACCGAACAGGTTGCCGCTGGCTACGCCATCTACGGTCCACAGACCATGCTGGTGCTGACCCTGGGCGATGGCGTCAAGGGCTTCACCCTGGACCGCGAAATGGGCAGCTTCGTGCTGACTCACGAAGACATCTCCATTCCTGCGTCCACCCAGGAATTCGCGATCAACATGTCCAACCAGCGTCACTGGGAAGAACCGGTGAAGCGCTATGTCAACGAACTGATGGAAGGTGAAGAAGGCCCGTTGAAGAAAAACTTCAACATGCGCTGGGTTGCCGCGATGGTTGCCGATGTGCACCGCATCCTGACCCGTGGTGGTCTGTTCATGTACCCACGCGACAGCCGCGAGCCGTCCAAGCCGGGCAAACTGCGCTTGATGTACGAAGCCAACCCGATGTCGTTCCTGGTTGAGCAGGCGGGCGGTGCGTCCACCGACGGCCACCAGCGCATCCTCGACATCCAGCCTGAAGGCCTACACCAGCGTGTGGCGGTATTCCTGGGTTCGAAGGAAGAAGTTGAGCGTGTGACGGCCTATCACAAGAAGTAA
- a CDS encoding DUF3999 domain-containing protein codes for MGKLSVAVLGLCTTLSVWAQETPADFTAHVPLNVSGSGPWYRLELPLAVQLNARQADLGDVRVFNAAGEPQAYALSRQASQRSESRNVTAVKWFPLYAADTQQALPNVVMKATTSGTLVEIKPSTAPKPGKQVLRGWVLDASAIKAPLQQLSLDWSREQEGFQRFSIEASDDLQHWKAWGDGQVARLSFADERVEQHDVSLPGQSARYLRLVWQGQAAPLLTSAKLESATSSTLPMPLVWSQAFPGERLKAGEYSWQLPTGLNVERLRVELKQPNTLAPVTLSGRSDAKQTWLPLSNGLLYRLTQNGKDVVQDELQLPGQTVAQLKLQVDERGGGLGVEAPALRVAVRATQLVFLARGEPPFSLALGNASVKAASLPLSTLIPDYSPERLKALGQATLVGEIAVKPPAIAALPEAGTDWKKLGLWAVLLLGVAALGAMAYSLLRKPPVAG; via the coding sequence ATCGGTAAGTTGAGCGTGGCCGTGCTGGGCCTGTGTACGACCTTGTCTGTGTGGGCGCAGGAAACGCCGGCTGACTTCACCGCCCACGTGCCGCTGAACGTCAGCGGCAGCGGCCCTTGGTATCGCCTGGAGTTGCCGCTGGCGGTGCAATTGAACGCGCGCCAGGCCGATCTTGGCGATGTGCGCGTGTTCAACGCCGCCGGCGAGCCGCAGGCCTATGCGTTGTCGCGACAGGCCTCGCAGCGCAGCGAAAGTCGCAACGTGACGGCGGTGAAGTGGTTCCCGCTCTACGCCGCCGACACCCAGCAAGCCCTGCCAAACGTGGTAATGAAGGCCACCACTTCCGGCACTCTGGTGGAAATCAAACCGTCCACAGCCCCCAAGCCTGGCAAGCAAGTGCTGCGGGGCTGGGTATTGGACGCCAGTGCAATCAAGGCGCCCCTGCAGCAATTGAGCCTGGACTGGAGTCGCGAGCAGGAGGGCTTCCAGCGTTTCAGCATTGAAGCCAGTGATGATTTGCAGCACTGGAAAGCCTGGGGCGATGGGCAAGTGGCGCGCTTGTCATTTGCCGATGAACGGGTCGAGCAGCATGACGTGAGCTTGCCGGGGCAATCGGCGCGTTATTTGCGGCTGGTGTGGCAAGGCCAGGCGGCGCCGTTGTTGACGTCGGCCAAGCTGGAGAGCGCCACCAGCAGCACCTTGCCGATGCCGTTGGTGTGGTCGCAGGCCTTTCCAGGGGAGCGGCTCAAGGCGGGAGAGTACAGTTGGCAATTGCCGACGGGGCTGAATGTCGAGCGCTTGCGGGTCGAATTGAAGCAGCCCAATACGCTGGCGCCGGTGACGTTGTCGGGTCGAAGTGACGCCAAGCAAACCTGGCTGCCGTTGAGCAATGGCCTGCTGTACCGCCTGACCCAGAACGGCAAGGACGTGGTGCAGGATGAATTGCAGTTGCCGGGCCAGACGGTTGCCCAGTTGAAGTTGCAAGTGGACGAGCGGGGCGGTGGACTGGGCGTCGAAGCCCCCGCCTTACGCGTGGCCGTGCGTGCCACGCAACTGGTGTTCCTGGCGCGGGGTGAGCCGCCCTTCAGCCTGGCGCTGGGGAACGCGTCCGTGAAAGCCGCGAGCTTGCCACTTTCGACGCTGATTCCCGATTACAGTCCCGAGCGTTTGAAGGCGCTGGGCCAGGCCACCTTGGTGGGAGAAATCGCGGTCAAACCGCCTGCGATTGCCGCCTTGCCCGAAGCCGGCACCGACTGGAAGAAACTCGGCCTGTGGGCCGTGTTACTGCTCGGCGTGGCGGCACTGGGTGCCATGGCCTACAGTTTGCTGCGCAAGCCGCCGGTGGCAGGTTAA
- the hutC gene encoding histidine utilization repressor, whose product MDESPAPLYARVKQMISQQILNGNWPPHYRVPSESELVSQLGFSRMTINRALRELTAEGLLVRMQGVGTFVAEPKSQSALFEVHNIADEIASRGHRHTCQVIHLGEEAAGSERAVALEMREGGRVFHSLIVHFENDIPVQIEDRFVNALVAPEYLQQDFTQQTPYAYLNQVAPLTEGEHVVEAILADAAECKLLQIEPSEPCLLIRRRTWSGRQPVTAARLIHPGSRHSLEGRFSK is encoded by the coding sequence ATGGACGAAAGTCCGGCGCCCTTGTATGCCCGCGTCAAACAGATGATCAGCCAGCAGATCCTCAACGGCAACTGGCCGCCCCATTACCGCGTGCCGTCCGAGAGCGAACTGGTCAGCCAGCTGGGTTTCAGCCGCATGACCATCAACCGTGCCCTGCGCGAACTCACCGCCGAAGGGCTGCTGGTGCGCATGCAGGGCGTCGGTACTTTCGTCGCGGAGCCCAAGAGCCAGTCGGCACTGTTCGAAGTGCACAATATCGCCGATGAGATCGCCTCACGCGGTCATCGGCATACCTGCCAGGTCATCCACCTGGGCGAGGAGGCTGCCGGTTCCGAGCGCGCTGTCGCCTTGGAGATGCGTGAAGGCGGGCGTGTTTTCCATTCGTTGATCGTGCATTTCGAAAACGATATTCCCGTGCAAATCGAAGACCGTTTCGTCAACGCCCTGGTCGCGCCGGAATACCTGCAGCAGGATTTCACCCAACAGACGCCTTACGCCTACCTCAACCAGGTGGCACCGCTGACCGAAGGCGAGCATGTGGTCGAAGCCATCCTTGCCGATGCAGCCGAGTGCAAGTTGCTGCAGATCGAACCCAGCGAGCCGTGCCTGCTGATTCGCCGGCGCACCTGGTCAGGCCGCCAGCCGGTGACCGCCGCGCGTCTGATCCACCCCGGTTCCCGTCACAGCCTGGAAGGACGTTTCAGTAAATGA
- the hutU gene encoding urocanate hydratase: protein MPRSPVVTDFSKARPTKYRDVEIRAAHGNKLTAKSWLTEAPLRMLMNNLDPQVAENPKELVVYGGIGRAARNWECYDQIVESLTNLNDDETLLVQSGKPVGVFKTHSNAPRVLIANSNLVPHWASWEHFNELDAKGLAMYGQMTAGSWIYIGSQGIVQGTYETFVEAGRQHYNSDLTGRWVLTAGLGGMGGAQPLAATLAGACSLNIECQQVSIDFRLNSRYVDEQATDLDDALARIAKYTKEGKAISIALLGNAAEILPELVKRGVRPDMVTDQTSAHDPLNGYLPAGWTWDEYRSRAKTEPAAVIKAAKQSMAVHVKAMLEFQKQGIPTFDYGNNIRQMAQEEGVENAFDFPGFVPAYIRPLFCRGIGPFRWAALSGDPQDIYKTDAKVKELIPDDAHLHNWLDMARERISFQGLPARICWVGLGQRAKLGLAFNEMVRSGELSAPVVIGRDHLDSGSVSSPNRETEAMQDGSDAVSDWPLLNALLNTASGATWVSLHHGGGVGMGFSQHSGMVIVCDGTDEAAERIARVLHNDPATGVMRHADAGYQIAIDCAKEQGLNLPMIK from the coding sequence ATGCCGAGGAGTCCAGTCGTGACCGATTTTTCTAAAGCCAGGCCTACCAAATACCGTGACGTCGAAATCCGTGCCGCCCACGGTAACAAGCTCACCGCCAAAAGCTGGCTGACTGAAGCGCCGTTGCGCATGCTGATGAACAACCTCGACCCGCAAGTGGCCGAGAACCCGAAAGAATTGGTGGTGTACGGCGGTATCGGCCGCGCGGCGCGCAACTGGGAGTGCTACGACCAGATCGTCGAGAGCCTCACCAACCTGAATGACGACGAAACCCTGTTGGTGCAATCCGGCAAGCCGGTCGGCGTATTCAAGACCCACAGCAACGCCCCACGTGTACTGATCGCCAACTCCAACCTGGTGCCGCACTGGGCGAGTTGGGAACACTTCAACGAACTGGATGCCAAGGGCCTGGCCATGTACGGCCAGATGACCGCTGGCAGCTGGATCTACATCGGCAGCCAGGGCATCGTCCAAGGCACCTACGAAACCTTCGTCGAAGCGGGTCGCCAACACTACAACAGTGACCTGACTGGTCGTTGGGTCCTCACCGCCGGCCTCGGCGGCATGGGCGGCGCCCAGCCTCTGGCGGCCACTCTGGCCGGCGCGTGCTCGCTGAACATCGAGTGCCAACAAGTCAGCATCGACTTCCGCCTGAACAGCCGTTACGTCGACGAGCAAGCCACTGACCTCGACGACGCCCTGGCACGCATCGCCAAGTACACCAAGGAAGGCAAGGCCATCTCCATCGCCCTGCTGGGTAACGCCGCGGAAATCCTGCCGGAACTGGTCAAGCGTGGCGTACGCCCGGACATGGTCACCGACCAGACCAGCGCCCACGACCCGCTCAACGGCTACCTGCCGGCCGGTTGGACCTGGGACGAATACCGCTCCCGCGCCAAGACCGAGCCCGCCGCCGTAATCAAAGCCGCCAAGCAGTCGATGGCCGTGCACGTCAAAGCCATGCTGGAATTCCAGAAGCAAGGCATCCCGACCTTCGACTACGGCAACAACATCCGCCAGATGGCGCAAGAAGAAGGCGTGGAAAACGCCTTCGACTTCCCAGGTTTCGTACCGGCCTACATCCGCCCGCTGTTCTGCCGTGGCATCGGCCCGTTCCGTTGGGCTGCGCTGTCGGGCGACCCGCAAGACATCTACAAAACCGACGCCAAAGTCAAAGAGCTGATCCCGGACGACGCTCACCTGCACAACTGGCTGGACATGGCGCGCGAGCGCATCAGCTTCCAGGGCCTGCCGGCGCGTATCTGCTGGGTCGGCCTGGGCCAGCGTGCCAAGCTCGGCCTGGCGTTCAACGAAATGGTACGCAGCGGCGAGCTGTCGGCACCGGTCGTGATCGGCCGTGACCACCTCGACTCCGGCTCGGTATCCAGCCCGAACCGCGAAACCGAAGCCATGCAGGACGGTTCTGACGCCGTGTCCGACTGGCCACTGCTCAACGCCTTGCTCAACACCGCCAGCGGCGCGACCTGGGTTTCGCTGCACCACGGTGGTGGCGTAGGCATGGGCTTCTCCCAGCACTCCGGCATGGTGATCGTCTGCGACGGCACCGACGAAGCGGCTGAGCGCATTGCCCGTGTACTGCACAACGACCCGGCCACCGGTGTGATGCGTCACGCAGACGCTGGCTACCAGATCGCGATCGACTGCGCCAAAGAGCAGGGCCTCAATCTCCCGATGATCAAATAA
- a CDS encoding HutD/Ves family protein: MSAVKVWRATDYVRMPWKNGGGSTEEITRDAGTGLDGFGWRLSIADIAESGGFSTFAGYQRVITVIKGAGMVLTVDGEEQRGLLPLQPFAFKGDSQVSCRLITGPIRDFNLIYSPQRYHARLQWIDGEQRFFSTAQTVLVFSVADEVKVLDHKLGHHDCLQVDGNTGLLDISVSGRSCIIELTARD; this comes from the coding sequence ATGAGTGCAGTGAAAGTCTGGCGCGCCACCGATTACGTGCGCATGCCATGGAAAAACGGCGGTGGCAGCACCGAAGAAATCACCCGTGATGCCGGTACCGGCCTGGATGGTTTTGGCTGGCGACTGTCGATTGCCGATATTGCCGAGTCGGGTGGGTTTTCGACTTTCGCCGGCTACCAGCGCGTGATCACCGTGATCAAGGGCGCGGGCATGGTCCTGACCGTGGACGGTGAGGAGCAGCGCGGTTTGTTACCGCTCCAACCCTTCGCGTTCAAGGGTGACAGCCAAGTGTCATGTCGCCTGATCACCGGGCCGATCCGCGACTTCAACCTGATCTATTCGCCACAGCGTTACCACGCACGGTTGCAATGGATCGATGGCGAGCAGCGCTTTTTCAGCACGGCGCAGACGGTGCTGGTGTTCAGCGTGGCGGATGAAGTGAAGGTGCTGGACCACAAGCTGGGGCATCACGACTGCCTGCAAGTGGACGGTAACACTGGCCTGCTGGATATCTCCGTCAGCGGCCGCAGCTGCATTATCGAACTGACTGCTCGCGATTAA
- a CDS encoding lipocalin family protein, producing the protein MMRFVLFLCASLFLAGCASHSGDDLQPKTAGSVNLKRYQGTWYELARLPMYFQRNCAQSEARYTLLPDGDMSVFNRCLTTEWKWEEAKGTATPQVPGKTDKLWVEFNNWFTALLPGVAKGDYWVLYVSDDYKTAIVGSPSRRYMWILSRTPTVNADTREDLLSRARQQGYDTTRLIWRTSDKQMAKTSQ; encoded by the coding sequence ATGATGCGTTTTGTTTTGTTCCTTTGTGCCAGCCTGTTTTTGGCGGGCTGTGCCAGCCATTCTGGCGATGATCTGCAACCCAAGACCGCTGGCAGCGTCAACCTCAAGCGTTACCAGGGCACCTGGTATGAGTTGGCCCGATTGCCGATGTACTTCCAGCGCAACTGCGCGCAGTCCGAAGCTCGCTACACGTTGCTGCCCGATGGCGATATGTCAGTGTTCAACCGCTGCCTGACGACCGAGTGGAAGTGGGAAGAAGCGAAGGGCACCGCCACCCCGCAAGTACCGGGCAAGACCGACAAGCTCTGGGTGGAATTCAATAACTGGTTTACCGCGCTGCTACCCGGCGTCGCCAAAGGCGATTACTGGGTGCTGTATGTCAGCGATGACTACAAGACCGCGATCGTCGGCAGCCCGAGCCGGCGCTACATGTGGATCTTGTCGCGCACGCCGACGGTCAATGCGGACACCCGCGAAGACCTGCTGAGCAGGGCGCGGCAACAGGGGTATGACACCACACGTTTGATCTGGCGCACGTCGGACAAGCAGATGGCGAAGACCTCGCAATAA